ACCATTGGTGAAGTTGGCTCAATCTATACCTGCCAGGGGTTTGACTTAAATTACACCGGCATTATTATTGGGCCACCAATTAGCCAAACGCCTCAAACAAACCAACTTCAAGTAAATTTAGATCGTTATACAGATGTTGAAGCATTCAAAAAACGTGACGACCTAACTGATCCAGCTGAAATTAAGAGTTTAGAAAAAAGAATGATTATGAATTCTTTGAACGTTTTATTTAAACGTGGTGTATATGGAACTTATCTTTACGCTCATGATCCGCTTTTACGACATTCTCTTACCTCCCTTTTTGAGAAGGCTGGGTTTACGCTACCAAAGGAGGAACAATAAATGAATCTGCATCCTGATTACCTCTTAAATGAAGTTAATGAACCAAGCGATATTAAGGACATGTCACTTGACGAATTAAAACAATTAGCAACAGAAATGCGTCAACTTGTTCTTGAACGTGACGCAAAAATTGGTGGACACGTGGGCCCTAATCTTGGCGTAATGGAGCTAACAATTGCTTTTCACTATGTCTTTGATTCGCCCCATGATAAAGTTATTTGGGATGTTTCACACCAGAGCTATGCCCATAAAATGCTGACAGGTCGAAAGTTAGGTTTTCTTGACCCTGATCATTATGAAGATATTACCGGATTTACATCCCCAGAAGAAAGCGTTCATGACTTTTTTGAGATCGGTCATACTTCAACGTCAATTTCCCTTGCAGTGGGGATGGCTCAAGCGCGTGATTTGATAAAGCCTCAATCGCATAATAATGTTATGGCAGTAATTGGGGATGGATCCTTAAGTGGCGGATTAGCTTTTGAAGGATTAAACAATGCTGCTAAGCTTAATTCTAACTTGATTATTCTCGTTAATGATAATCAAATGTCAATTGACGAAAATCAAGGTGGTCTATACAAGGGACTAAAAGAACTACGGGATACCAATGGTGAATCTCCCAATAATATTTTTAAGTTTGTGGGGCTCGATTACAAGTACGTTGCAGATGGCAATGATTTGCAGACGATGATCGACACCTTTAAGGAAATCAAGGATATTGATCATCCAATCGTCCTTCATGTTAACACCTTAAAAGGGAAGGGGTATGAGCCTGCTGTTGAAGAAAAGATGAAGTATCATTGGCGCACTCCATTTGACTTAAAGACTGGTGAAGATAAGGTTAAAGTAAGTGGAGAATCATATAGCGATGCTGTCCTTGCTGAATTGGATAAGCAAATTGCAGCGGATAAGCCAGTTGTTGCTATTAATGCTGGAATTCCTGGTACGTTTGATCTTGGCAAGTTTAAGGCTAAGCACCCAGATCGTTATTATGATGTTGGGATTGCTGAACAGGATTCAATTACGACTGCTGTTGCAATGGCGCAAGCAGGTGCACGCCCTGTTGTATTTCAAAATAGTACCTTCCTGCAACGAGCATATGATCAATTGATTCATGATATGGCATTAAATGATGCTCCGGTTGTAATGATTGTGCGAGGCGGGTCAATTTCAGAAAGTTCTGCTAC
The genomic region above belongs to Limosilactobacillus reuteri and contains:
- a CDS encoding 1-deoxy-D-xylulose-5-phosphate synthase; translation: MNLHPDYLLNEVNEPSDIKDMSLDELKQLATEMRQLVLERDAKIGGHVGPNLGVMELTIAFHYVFDSPHDKVIWDVSHQSYAHKMLTGRKLGFLDPDHYEDITGFTSPEESVHDFFEIGHTSTSISLAVGMAQARDLIKPQSHNNVMAVIGDGSLSGGLAFEGLNNAAKLNSNLIILVNDNQMSIDENQGGLYKGLKELRDTNGESPNNIFKFVGLDYKYVADGNDLQTMIDTFKEIKDIDHPIVLHVNTLKGKGYEPAVEEKMKYHWRTPFDLKTGEDKVKVSGESYSDAVLAELDKQIAADKPVVAINAGIPGTFDLGKFKAKHPDRYYDVGIAEQDSITTAVAMAQAGARPVVFQNSTFLQRAYDQLIHDMALNDAPVVMIVRGGSISESSATHQGTFDISMISDLPNIEYLAPTNVEEMISMLRWAINQTDEPVVIRQPEKPLLHGTPTQDDYSTIKYDIAHRGSEVAIMAVGDFWELGEKVRKELQDKLNIDATLINPKSVTGIDSDVLHHLAENHDVVVTLEDGVLSGGFGETIARYYGPKGMKVLNFGAPREFADNVPTEVLYEWYHLTPKQIVDDIEQVIHSL